One window from the genome of Cucumis melo cultivar AY chromosome 10, USDA_Cmelo_AY_1.0, whole genome shotgun sequence encodes:
- the LOC103501430 gene encoding syntaxin-31 isoform X1, translated as MGSVYRDRTSEFRSLLETLKKIGGATSAINQTQNEPSASIPSGSPAFARSEFSKKASRIGLGIQDTSQKIVRLAQLAKRSSMFDDPIREIQEMTALIKNDITSLNVAITDLQTIHNMETTEGTYSEDRVVHSTAVCDDLKSRLMGATKQLQDVLTTRTENIKANESRRQIFSANASRESPFQNQAKAVTQPPPWSSNTSGSAQSSLLSSNGAQVGGQLRRRLAVENMNTPSQQMEMSMLQQVVPRQENYSQSRAIALHNVESTISELSGIFSHLATMVAHQGELAIRIDDHMDESLANVDGARSALLRHLSQISSNRWLLIKIFAILIIFLMVFIFLA; from the exons ATGGGTTCCGTCTATCGTGATCGGACGTCGGAATTTCGTTCACTATTGGAGACGCTGAAGAAGATTGGCGGAGCCACATCCGCCATCAATCAAACTCAAAATGAACCATCGGCGTCTATACCCTCCGGATCACCGGCCTTTGCACGATCAGAATTCAGCAAAAAGGCCTCCCGTATCGGATTAGGAATCCAAGATACCTCTCAGAAGATCGTGAGGCTCGCTCAGT TGGCGAAAAGATCATCAATGTTTGATGACCCAATCAGGGAAATACAGGAAATGACTGCTTTGATTAAGAATGATATTACATCCTTAAATGTAGCTATCACAGACTTGCAAACCATCCATAACATGGAGACAACAGAGGGGACTTATTCAGAGGATAGAGTGGTTCATTCAACAGCTGTCTGTGATGACCTGAAGAGCAGACTTATGGGTGCTACAAAACAGCTACAAGATGTGCTAACCACGAGAACAGAG AATATCAAGGCCAATGAGAGCCGGAGGCAAATATTTTCTGCAAATGCATCTAGGGAAAGTCCTTTTCAAAATCAAGCCAAAGCTGTAACTCAACCTCCACCTTGGTCAAGCAATACATCTGGAAGTGCTCAATCATCACT GTTGTCATCAAATGGAGCTCAAGTTGGGGGTCAATTGAG ACGAAGGTTAGCTGTGGAGAACATGAACACCCCATCACAGCAAATGGAGATGTCGATGTTACAGCAGGTGGTTCCTAGGCAGGAAAATTATTCACAAAGTCGTGCAATTGCTCTCCATAATGTGGAATCCACCATATCAGAACTCAGTGGAATTTTTTCACATCTTGCCACGATGGTTGCTCATCAAGGAGAACTTGCTATCAG GATTGATGACCATATGGACGAATCATTGGCAAATGTAGATGGCGCTCGGAGTGCTCTTTTAAGGCATCTTAGCCAGATATCATCAAATAGATGGCTTCTCATAAAAATATTTgccattttaattattttcttgatGGTCTTTATTTTCTTGGCATAA
- the LOC103501430 gene encoding syntaxin-31 isoform X2 has translation MGSVYRDRTSEFRSLLETLKKIGGATSAINQTQNEPSASIPSGSPAFARSEFSKKASRIGLGIQDTSQKIVRLAQLAKRSSMFDDPIREIQEMTALIKNDITSLNVAITDLQTIHNMETTEGTYSEDRVVHSTAVCDDLKSRLMGATKQLQDVLTTRTENIKANESRRQIFSANASRESPFQNQAKAVTQPPPWSSNTSGSAQSSLLSSNGAQVGGQLRRRLAVENMNTPSQQMEMSMLQQVVPRQENYSQSRAIALHNVESTISELSGIFSHLATMVAHQGELAISLVTGSSSGLMTIWTNHWQM, from the exons ATGGGTTCCGTCTATCGTGATCGGACGTCGGAATTTCGTTCACTATTGGAGACGCTGAAGAAGATTGGCGGAGCCACATCCGCCATCAATCAAACTCAAAATGAACCATCGGCGTCTATACCCTCCGGATCACCGGCCTTTGCACGATCAGAATTCAGCAAAAAGGCCTCCCGTATCGGATTAGGAATCCAAGATACCTCTCAGAAGATCGTGAGGCTCGCTCAGT TGGCGAAAAGATCATCAATGTTTGATGACCCAATCAGGGAAATACAGGAAATGACTGCTTTGATTAAGAATGATATTACATCCTTAAATGTAGCTATCACAGACTTGCAAACCATCCATAACATGGAGACAACAGAGGGGACTTATTCAGAGGATAGAGTGGTTCATTCAACAGCTGTCTGTGATGACCTGAAGAGCAGACTTATGGGTGCTACAAAACAGCTACAAGATGTGCTAACCACGAGAACAGAG AATATCAAGGCCAATGAGAGCCGGAGGCAAATATTTTCTGCAAATGCATCTAGGGAAAGTCCTTTTCAAAATCAAGCCAAAGCTGTAACTCAACCTCCACCTTGGTCAAGCAATACATCTGGAAGTGCTCAATCATCACT GTTGTCATCAAATGGAGCTCAAGTTGGGGGTCAATTGAG ACGAAGGTTAGCTGTGGAGAACATGAACACCCCATCACAGCAAATGGAGATGTCGATGTTACAGCAGGTGGTTCCTAGGCAGGAAAATTATTCACAAAGTCGTGCAATTGCTCTCCATAATGTGGAATCCACCATATCAGAACTCAGTGGAATTTTTTCACATCTTGCCACGATGGTTGCTCATCAAGGAGAACTTGCTATCAG TTTGGTTACTGGTTCATCATCAGGATTGATGACCATATGGACGAATCATTGGCAAATGTAG